The proteins below are encoded in one region of Portunus trituberculatus isolate SZX2019 chromosome 17, ASM1759143v1, whole genome shotgun sequence:
- the LOC123504855 gene encoding peptidyl-tRNA hydrolase 2, mitochondrial-like: protein MIIPALSDVLCQPGMMVGVGLGMCIGFFARGSFLSDNGNPEDMMDSGGGGADDSEDEGWDEDGFLAEGSGEMKLVLVVRTDLKMGKGKAAAQCSHATLKAYKQLQKRNKNLLKAWEMNGQPKVVVKIDDEASLMDLSALAREAGLTVSVIQDAGRTQIAPGSRTVVGIGPGPIDVIDQVTGHLKLY, encoded by the exons ATGATAATACCGGCACTGTCAGACGTATTATGTCAACCAGGGATGATGGTAGGGGTTGGGCTGGGCATGTGCATAGGATTTTTCGCTCGTGGTTCTTTTTTGAGTGACAACGGAAACCCAGAGGACATGATGGACAGCGGGGGTGGAGGCGCAGATGACTCGGAGGACGAAGGGTGGGACGAG gatggATTTCTTGCTGAAGGATCTGGGGAGATGAAATTAGTTCTAGTGGTTCGCACTGACCTCAAAATGGGTAAAGGCAAAGCTGCAGCTCAG tgttctcATGCTACTCTTAAAGCTTACAAGCAGTTGCAAAAACGAAACAAGAACTTGCTAAAAGCTTGGGAAATGAATGGTCAACCAAAG GTTGTCGTAAAAATAGATGACGAAGCTTCTCTAATGGACCTATCAGCACTGGCTCGGGAGGCAGGCCTGACAGTGAGTGTCATCCAGGATGCTGGCCGTACCCAGATAGCACCTGGGTCTCGAACAGTAGTTGGTATTGGACCTGGCCCAATTGACGTGATAGACCAGGTGACCGGGCATCTCAAGCTCTATTAA
- the LOC123505025 gene encoding ATP-dependent RNA helicase has-1-like — MAGSSILTNHSLEWVQEKGWCSPVTVDTLTALGYKQLTTIQLLALPQLLTKANTYIHARTGSGKTLSFLIPALERLKAMGFKNNHGVGALIISPTRELALQIAAVLNPLAEAFGFSSITVTGGTKAKNICIKKGYMFVIGTPGRLAETLMEENIPHLKVCNLKMLILDEADRLLDDGSHTQQLRRIISVLPTEQVQKVLVSATVNSKCQELSKEIFMTDFSLITAEKYGAFTTSQVKQKYLSVPARERISMLITVLQTLQKKKNIVFFNSCHSVKFHYKVLQEFKLPVFYCMGQEKQARRSNMYSKFLEMKQGTLLTTGLAERGWDIPSVHWIIQYDPPHKPEDYIHRVGRTSRGEGRMGQALLFLRPEECKFLDVLRGMHVKIDEIEFSGKLNDIQDKVQSLIADNVEIQQMGKLAYKKFVRAYQCHKLKKVFDIQKIDLKEVCNSFGFSEPPLELGNLT; from the exons ATGGCTGGCAGTAGTATCCTTACCAACCATTCACTGGAGTGGGTGCAAGAGAAAGGCTGGTGCTCTCCTGTTACTGTGGACACACTCACAGCTTTGGGCTACAAACAACTTACAACAATTCAGCTGCTTGCCCTCCCACAACTTTTGACCAAAGCCAACACCTATATTCATGCTCGCACTGGCTCCGGAAAGACACTTTCCTTCTTAATACCTGCTTTGGAACGATTGAAAGCTATGGGATTCAAAAATAATCATG GAGTTGGAGCACTAATAATATCTCCTACAAGGGAGTTGGCTCTACAGATTGCTGCTGTTCTTAACCCACTGGCTGAAGCATTTGGCTTCTCAAGCATTACAGTTACTGGAGGCACCAAGGCTAAGAACATATGCATCAAGAAGG GGTACATGTTTGTTATTGGAACTCCTGGCAGATTGGCTGAAACtttgatggaagaaaatatcCCTCATTTAAAAGTATGCAACTTGAAAATGTTAATCTTGGATGAAGCTGATCGACTCTTAGATGATGGTTCACATACCCAGCAGCTAAGAAGAATAATCTCTGTTCTACCTACAG AACAGGTTCAGAAGGTTCTTGTGAGTGCAACAGTAAACTCAAAGTGTCAAGAATTGTCAAAGGAGATCTTCATGACAGACTTTTCACTCATCACAGCTGAAAAGTATGGTGCCTTCACTACATCACAAGTAAAACAAA AGTATCTCTCTGTGCcagcaagagaaagaatatcTATGCTGATAACAGTACTACAAACattgcaaaagaagaaaaatattgtattTTTCAATTCCTGTCACTCTGTGAAGTTCCACTATAAAGTTTTACAAGAATTCAAGCTTCCTGTATTCTATTGCATG GGTCAAGAAAAACAAGCTCGACGCAGCAACATGTACTCAAAATTTTTGGAGATGAAGCAAGGAACACTCCTCACAACAGGCCTGGCAGAGCGTGGTTGGGACATTCCTTCTGTACACTGGATAATTCAGTATGATCCACCTCACAAGCCAGAG GATTATATCCATCGTGTTGGTCGTACCAGTCGGGGTGAAGGACGTATGGGTCAGGCTCTCCTTTTCTTGCGGCCTGAAGAATGCAAGTTTCTTGATGTTCTGAGAGGCATGCATgtgaaaattgatgaaatagAATTCAGTGGAAAGCTAAATGATATTCAGGATAAA gtgcaATCACTCATTGCAGACAATGTGGAAATTCAGCAGATGGGAAAGCTTGCATACAAGAAATTTGTGAGAGCCTATCAGTGTCATAAGTTGAAGAAGGTATTCGATATTCAGAAAATAGATCTCAAAGAGGTGTGTAATTCTTTTGGATTCTCTGAGCCACCATTAGAGCTAGGGAATTTAACCTAG